Part of the Apodemus sylvaticus chromosome 15, mApoSyl1.1, whole genome shotgun sequence genome is shown below.
ttctttctttcttccttccttccttccttccttcctctctctctctctctctctctctctctctctctctctctctctctctctctttctttctttggaggaAGTTGCAAGGGTGTAGGTTAGATTTGGAGGGATGGGGGTTGGGTGCATGGTGAAATTCACGAAGGCTCAATAAACAGTTAATGACAAAAGAATATTATTCTGAAGTTCATTTTATTGAGAGTATCAAGAATGACTGCCGTAGATTTAGAATGTTGGGGGAAGAAGTAGATTCTAAGGAAAAGGATGAAGTGGGAGAGTAAACTAGAAGTCAGAGCCAGCAGAGAGACAGGTTATCATTGGCTTAGACAAAGTGGTGGTGAGAATAGCCCATAAGGCACTTAGCATTGCTATATTGAacagaacagacacacacacacacacacagatacacagatacacacacacacaaacacacacagacagatacacacacacacagatacacagatacacacacacacaaacacaaacagacacacacacacacacacacacacacacacacacacacatttaaatatgCTCCAGGCACAGTTACAACAAAATAGTTTCCATGACAAGATAAACATATGTGGTGGGCCTCATTTCATAACATTTTCAAAGAGGCCCCAAGGACTGTACAGTTAAcattcttcctttgtagaagtGGCCAGAGTCTTtcgcccctgcccctgcttctgttcatttctctcttctgcagTGCAAACACAGGGCCTTGCTGgcattctgtatattttttaacTCTTCCCAAAAGTTCTCTGATTTTTCCAGTCTTCAAAGCCAGACCTATGGTCAACGTTTCATGAATCTAATTGTCccattgttgttattgctgttgcttAACTTTCATGGTGCCGGGGATTGGGTCCGTGCGCTTGGGACGCGCTAGGCAAATGAGTCATAGCCTCAGCTCCATGTCTCTTTATTAGTAAGCTTTTCTCTGAATACTTATCTTGATTTCCATCATGTAGCTGCATCATCAGTATCGAGTTGTTAATAAATAATGTTCCTAGGAAACAGAAGGCCAACAGAAAAAGTGTTATGTACACGAGTTCCAAGATGTACCAGGAGTTAGTCACTCCTGGAATCTCAGCACCTGAGagcggctgaggcaggagtattcgCCATACATCTGAGGCCCGTCTAGGCTgcagagtaagaccttgtctaaaaataaacaaaacaaaacaaaaaccacccaaACCAAGATTGGCTGAATAATTTTGATTTAACAGATTAATGATCTGTTAATGAAGATAAAGTATTTAGCATCTACTAGaatgtttggtatttttttttaaatgagcccTTTCCTTAAAGAATAATGGAAACTGAGTTTCAGTTTGTCCATTGTCAGAACTCTCTGAGTTCAGGCTTTCTCTTGTCTGAACTCAGCTATCTGAGTGACTGGATTGACTGTCTACTTTATTAATCACCTCTGATTTCTTGATTTCTCTTACTGCACAGCTCAGTTCATTAAAAAGTTTATAGAGTCAACCTGAAAACCATATCCTAACACCATCTATTTCTTTTCATATCTACTTGGTTACCATACTCCTCTAATAAGCCACTAATCCTCCCAGGGTTAACTGTCCCCTGTATCATGCATGTGTAGCCAGAGTAGTGTGTCTCCTTAtcctcactgttttttttttttttttttcccgagaaaGGGTATTATCACGTAactctggctatcttggaactcactatgtagaccaggctggccttgaactcatagagttttgcttgctctgcctgctttgcCTTTTTCTTcaaagtcctggaattaaagacatgttctACTATGCCAAGCCCAGAGTAACCCTTAatacttgtgatggtttgtatatgctgggCCCAgtgaatggcactatttggaggtgtggccttgttggagtaggcgtgtcactgtggatgtgggctttatgaccctcaccctagctgcctggaagccattcttctccaagcaagcttcagatgaagatgtagaactctcagctcttcctgcaccatgcctgtctggatgctgccatgttcctaccttaatgataatggactgaacctttgaacttgtaagccagcccccactgaatgttgtccttagagttgccttggtcatggtgtctgctcacagcagtaaaaccctaactaagacaacacttGAAATCAGCTGGTGAATCCTTATACAAAGTCTTCAATAGTTTTCTGCTGTGGTCAAAATCAATTATAACTTTCTGATCTGTCTTGTGAAATCCTGTAGAGTTCCATCCTACTTATTTCTCAgatctcatttattcattttccatATCCCACAGCCTTAGTTTTGTATTCCTGCAAGTTAACTATCCTCACTTATTTACACTATATTATGATGGCTATTATGACCCTTCTTGAGTTCAGCTTCTCTAGACACTAAGAAAGATCTTTCTAGAGAAATATGTAAAGGTGCATGACATAGAGTTTTGCTATCTTTGATCGTCCAGGAGAATGAAATCTCCTGGTCCTGGTTGTTGACATGTCAGCTTGCCTGTGCAGTTCTTGTCTACAGGACATGTGATTTGAGGACCTGAAAGAATGGAGCAGGCTCCAGTCTGATGCTGTAGACAACTGTACTTCAGTTTCAGTGTACTTTTATACACAACTGTAATACAAAAGCAGTGATCCTAGAAAGGTTGTTTGAGTGCAGAAAAACATActcagaaaaacatgtaaataaataccaCTAAGCACAcactaaatattaataaaatatcccttttctccaaactttctcagGACAAACCAATTTATACAAAATTGCCTGGTGTGGACTATAAATTATATCTGGGAAAGCATGAAAACATGGCAGAAGGCTATATCCAGGTATAGAATACATGGGCTAGATGGGGTTCTATAGCTATGTTCTGACATTCAACAAGAATAAACATACCTTATAAATTGAATGCAAGTGTTTGTCACAGAAGCCATGAAATCAAGTCTAAGAATAATCCAGGGAACAAAACACACCTGAGGTAAAAGGCTGTCTCTCCTGGAGCCTCTCTCAGTTCTCCAAGGCATTGTTCACCAGATATTATTCTTTTGACTGTGTTCCTCCTCACATCAAAAGGCACCACTTTGAGGAGTTGGCTGAACTGGGCAAGAGATCCACATAGCCTCTCTCAAGATGAAACACGCAGTTTGGGTTACCTTAACAATGAATTTGTCTTCTCTGTGAGAACATGGTGACCCAAAGCAGTATGAGACTAAATAATGAGAGTATTCTGAGGAATGGAGCTTGAGAGAGATTGGAACCTTGCCCTGATACACATTCCTTTCTCAAAGCAGAATGGGTAAGCATTCTTACCCATGGAGCAGATACCCAGCAGTAAGGTCAGTGCCTTTTCCAGTGCTAGCCTACGGCTCATATATCACACACTAATGACTATGCATAAAGCCCCATAGGACCTGTAGATTGATGCAGAAATTACTTTTCTGTGTACCTAATATAGGTTTTTATAAAGTAAACCTTCTCTGGAATTTGGCATCCAAAAAGTTCAGTTTCCTGAATACCTTTTCCCAGATAGTGGCAAATTAATCTATCCAATACCACTCTTTTCTTAATGTTAATTAAACTGCTCAGATCAAACTACAATATTCCTGATGAACCCTGCCAGGTTCCCATGGTGGTGATGGAGAGGAGACAGCTGGGTGCACTTGTGTTTACATGGAGGTTGGAATGGTCTGTGGTGGTCTCCACAGTGTACAACAACATCAAACtaatagggtgttttcagaaggCACTGGCACAAAAAAAGTCCAAACTAAGGTCAACTCTTAGCAAATGACCAAATGGTGAAGTACATCTTATTACAAGGTGCTTTGGTGATGTTGTGTGGTGATATAGCTTtgaaatactgtgtgtgtgtatgtgtgtgtgtgtatagatatggaaatatattaatatatttaggGTCAAGGAAGCAGGGTAGGCTAGCTGCAGACCcttacccctccctcctctttttaaaatccattccccAAGTATAACCCAGCACTCCTCCACTCAGACCACCTGCTGaagccttctcttcttcctccccctccttgtcCCTTTCTCCAGGGGATTATGTGGATCACAAGATTtacaggaaatctgggataccatgaaaaagaccaaatctaaaaataatagaaatagagaaTCCCGaaggaacagaaaatattttcaacaaaatcatagcagAAAAGTCCCTTAACCTAAAGAAGGATATACTTGTCAAGTAAAAAGAAGAATACAggacaccaaatagactggaccagaaaaagaaattcctctcagctcaaaatcaaaacacaaaatgtacaaagaaagaatatgaaacgCTTCTAGGGAAAAAGACCAAgaagcatataaaggcagacatattagAATAATAACTGATCTTTCAATGGAAACTTTAAAGGCTAGAAGAACCTCTAAGAAATCACAGATGCCAGTCCAGAATACTATACAATACTATAcaaaatacccagcaaaacttttaattacatagatggagaaaataagacattccatgaaaaaaccaaattgaAGCAACctctgtctacaaatccagctctttAGAATATtcaagaaggaaaacttcaacctAAATAGGTTAATTACATCCAAGGAATGTATTTTctcctctaacacacacacacacacacacacacacacaccacagtaacGAAATAACAGGGGTCAACGTACATTTCCTATACTCATtgatatctttcaacatcaatgaTCTCAATTCTTCAATAAAGTGATACTGACTACAAGAGTGGATGTGAAAAGAGGATTGATCCTCTTTAAAACACACCATCAACATTCACAAGCGAATCCATGGAGTGGGCTTCAAGAAGCGTGCTCCTCGGGCACTCAAAGAAATTTGGAAGTTTGCCATGAAGGAAATGGGCATTCCAGATATGCGCATTGACACCAGGTTCAATAAAGCTGTCCGGGCCAAGGGGATAAGGAATGTTCCACATTGTATCCGAGTACGTTTGTCCAGAAAATGTAATAAGGATGAGGATTCACCAAACAAGCTCTACACACTGGCAACCTACGTGCCTGTTACCACATTCAAAAATCTACAGACGGTCAATGTGGATGAGAGCTAACCTGCTGAATGTCAAATAAAGTTGcagaactgcaaaaaaaaaacaaagcaaaagacaacaaaaacaaaaaacaaaaaaccccaaaaaaataGGGAAGAATACTATATGCTCACCAAAGAGACAATCCACGAAGAGAACATTGCAATTCCATAAGTCTATACGCCAAGCACAAGGAAAACCAagcttgtaaaagaaacactacttagcttaaatcacatattaacCCTCACACCAATGCTGTAAGTCTTCAGTACTCAACTCTTGCCAATAAACAGATCATGCAGACAAAACCTAAATagagaaatgctggagctaaTTGATGTCATAAACCAACTAGACtcaacagatatttacagtacaGTTCatttaaacacaaaagaatataatttcttcttagcacctcatggaactttcttcaaaatgtaGATATAAAGCAATTAGcagcagatataagaaaattgaaataagacCCTATATCTATCATTCTACCTCAgtttaaagctggatatcaacaacaacaacaacaacagaaagctacAAACTTTGTAAAAACTGAACAACTcagtattgaataaaaataaatagatgaagaCAGGAATTACAGAAGAAACCAAAGgctttctagaattgaatgaaaatgaatacacagcatactcaatagacacacacaaaatgaaggttgtgctcctgccaccatttgcactggAGAGCTGGGCAGCTccagagccttctgtgcacagcccaccaggagagagtggtCTCCCAGCAGCTTTTACTTCTGAGcgcatggaggtgagatctccaccttctttaTGGAGTGGAGCACACGGGGCAAAagatcaatggagcagctgggaaggaagtcTCCTTGCCCACCATTTAGACCAGGGAGCTGggtgactccacagccttctgtgcacagcctgccaggagggagtgatctccaactgagcatggaggtgagatctccatcttctctctggaggggaacagctaggagctcaCAGGGCTTAAGATCAGTAGAGCatctgggacagaggtcttcaggctgccagtTGCACCAGGGAGCAGAGCAGCTCCTGAGCCTTCTGTGTACAGAGCCTGCCAGAAGGGAGTTATTCTCCcaagagtacagacacaggcttacaggcctacaggagggacaagctccagccagagacagcaagaccaactagtaccagagatatccagatggcgaaaggcaagcacaagaaccctaccaacagaaaccaaagctacttggcaacatcagaacccagctctcactatagcaagtcccagataccccaacacactggaaaagcaagaactagatttaaaattgtatctcatgatgccgatagagggcttcaagaaggacttaaataactcccttaaataaatacaggagaacataagtcaacaggtaaaagcccttaaagaggaaacacaaaaattccttaaagaaatacaagagatcatgggtcaacagacagaagcccttaaagaggaaacacaaaaatcccttaaagaattacaggaaaacacaaacaatcaagtgaaggaactgaacaaaaccatccaggatctaaaagtggaagtagaaacaataaagaaatcacaaagtgagacatctctggagaaagaaaaccttggaaagaatccaggggttatagatgcaagcatcaacaacagaatacaggagatagaagaaagaatctcaggtgctgaagatactacagaaaacattgactcaatagtcaaagaaaatgcaaaatgcataaaacttgtaacccaaaacatccaggaaatccaggacataatgagaagaccaaacctaaggaatataggtatagaagagggaTAAGATTTCcaacttgttttctgttggtagggttcttgtgcttgccagtaaatgtcttcaacaaaattatagaagaaaacttccctaacctaaggaaagaaatgcccatgaacatataagaagtctTCAGAAAtccaaaacagactggaccagaccagaaagtccttctggcacataataatcaaaacaccaaatgcactaaacaaagaaagaatattaaaagcagtaagggaaaaagggcaagtaacttataatggcagacctatcagaattataccagacttctcaccagagaagatgaaagctagaagatcctgggcagttcTTATACAGACccttagagaacacaaattccaggccagactactatacccagcaaaactttcaatcaccatagatggagaaaccaagatattccatgataaaatcctatttacacaatatctgtccacaaatccagccctacaaaggataatagatggaaaacaccaacacgaggagggaaactacaccctagaaaaagcaagaaagtaatcttcttccaacaaaaccaaaggaagatatccacacaaccataaaaatacataaaaaataacaggaagcaacaatcactattccttaatatcttttaacatcaatgaactcaattctccaataaaaagacatagactaacagaaatatttttcatgtaaatcttcaattttatcagaaaatgtttataattcctctttcaattaatttagtaattttttatgtctaccattttatctgcattatttttcatgataatcttcaattttaacatctttttctatatatttcttctagttTATCAGAactgttttccatgtaaatctgtgattttatcacaaaatattcttaattccacattcaattaatttagaaaggttttttatgtctaccattttatctgtataattttccatgaaatagtcaattttaacatgttgttctatgtatttcttgaattttatcagaaatattttccatgtaaatcttcaattttacctggaaacatttataattccactttcaatcaacttagaattatttttaagcctaccattttatctgtataatttccatgataatcttcaattttaacaggtttttctatatatttgtccaattttatcagaaatattttccatgtaaatcttcaagtttataaTTCTGctttcagtcaacttaggaatacttt
Proteins encoded:
- the LOC127666300 gene encoding 60S ribosomal protein L31-like, with translation MWAGPADLKLQNLHGTGQQQAIQAESWLNKQLMTKEYTINIHKRIHGVGFKKRAPRALKEIWKFAMKEMGIPDMRIDTRFNKAVRAKGIRNVPHCIRVRLSRKCNKDEDSPNKLYTLATYVPVTTFKNLQTVNVDES